A genome region from Microcella alkaliphila includes the following:
- a CDS encoding NAD(P)/FAD-dependent oxidoreductase, producing MTDADARPVLIVGASMAGLRTAENLRRAGYAGPITFLGAEPHAPYNRPPLSKELLQTEGQGHADVAFPIRSALEENVEWVLGRAAASLDTERQVVVDETGAEHPYRALVIATGLRPKPLPIDDHGLTGVHVLRTLDDAVALRQALRPGANVVILGSGFIGCEIAATAAKAGAATVSVVSQSRIPLERALGPLLGAEVRRRHEAHGVRFFCENGLFGLVGDPGVERVILTSGVMLECDVLVVAIGSDANTEWLEGSGLDASDGVLVNGGLQAVRADGTVLENVYAVGDVARYPNPLFDEVARRVEHWNLPTETGKRAGQVLAAHLRGDDCAPIVEAPFAPLPSFWSDQYDMHLLAFGMTYLADRSEVVAGTLEDECVVEYYRGDELVGVCGIGMRGAVQGYRSRFARPVAAR from the coding sequence ATGACGGATGCTGACGCGCGCCCCGTACTGATCGTCGGAGCGTCGATGGCCGGCTTGCGCACGGCCGAGAACCTGCGCCGCGCTGGCTACGCCGGCCCGATCACGTTTCTCGGCGCCGAACCCCACGCGCCCTACAACCGCCCGCCGCTGTCGAAAGAGCTGCTGCAGACCGAGGGGCAGGGCCACGCGGATGTGGCCTTCCCGATCCGCTCAGCGCTCGAGGAGAACGTCGAGTGGGTGCTCGGCAGGGCTGCCGCGTCGCTCGACACCGAGCGGCAGGTGGTGGTCGACGAGACCGGCGCCGAGCATCCGTATCGGGCGCTCGTGATCGCGACGGGGCTGCGCCCGAAGCCGCTGCCGATCGACGATCACGGCCTCACCGGCGTCCACGTGCTGCGCACGCTCGACGACGCGGTGGCGCTGCGTCAGGCGCTGCGCCCCGGCGCGAACGTCGTGATTCTGGGCTCGGGGTTCATCGGCTGCGAGATTGCGGCGACGGCGGCGAAGGCCGGCGCGGCGACCGTGTCGGTTGTGTCGCAGTCGCGCATCCCGCTCGAGCGGGCTCTCGGGCCGCTGCTCGGCGCCGAGGTGCGCCGCCGCCACGAGGCACACGGCGTGCGCTTCTTCTGCGAGAACGGGCTCTTCGGCCTGGTCGGCGACCCTGGCGTTGAGCGCGTCATTCTGACGAGCGGCGTGATGCTCGAGTGCGACGTGCTCGTGGTGGCGATCGGCTCGGACGCCAACACCGAGTGGCTCGAGGGTTCGGGGCTTGACGCGAGCGACGGCGTGCTCGTGAACGGCGGCCTGCAGGCCGTGCGCGCTGACGGCACCGTGCTCGAGAACGTCTACGCGGTCGGCGACGTGGCGCGCTACCCGAATCCGCTGTTCGACGAGGTGGCGCGCCGGGTCGAGCACTGGAATCTGCCGACCGAGACCGGCAAGCGCGCCGGCCAGGTGCTCGCGGCGCACCTGCGCGGTGACGACTGCGCGCCGATCGTCGAGGCGCCGTTCGCCCCGCTGCCGTCGTTCTGGTCTGACCAGTACGACATGCACCTGCTCGCTTTCGGCATGACCTACCTGGCCGATCGCAGCGAGGTCGTGGCCGGAACCCTCGAGGACGAGTGCGTGGTCGAGTACTACCGCGGCGACGAGCTCGTCGGCGTCTGTGGCATCGGGATGCGCGGCGCCGTTCAGGGCTACCGCTCGCGGTTCGCTCGCCCGGTCGCCGCCCGCTGA
- a CDS encoding aldehyde dehydrogenase gives MHQVTLAGLTVDTRHVIGGERVASTETFESVSPIDGATLAHVARGGSAEVNRAVEAARAAFPAWRDLGAEGRREILHRLADLVERDLEQLANLETLDNGSLLRSHRRGVMPRVAMNLRFFADWAVEKLHHPVWQTRGHDNVVSWDPSGVAALITPWNAPLMLATWKIGPALAAGDTVVLKPAEWTPLSASYFADLADEAGVPAGVFNVVQGFGAEAGAALVAHPGIARISFTGSVPTAKAIARSAADNLTPVSFELGGKSPLIVTDDADLDLAVELAVEQYDNAGQVCLSGTRLLVHENIAEAFQARFAEKAQQLRQGDPREEATQIGPQIHRVHLERIQGFVERATADGARVVIGGGPNDELGGLYFRPTLIADAKPGSEILTAEVFGPVLAVQTFASDDDAVELANNTEFGLAAVVVCGNRERAERLTKNLVAGTIWVNCFFVRDLAAPFGGSKKSGIGREGGTWSFDFYADVKNTVYAPTGWKD, from the coding sequence GTGCACCAGGTGACACTCGCCGGCCTCACCGTCGACACCCGCCACGTCATCGGCGGCGAACGCGTCGCGTCGACCGAGACCTTCGAATCGGTCTCGCCCATCGACGGTGCGACCCTCGCCCACGTGGCCCGTGGTGGCTCGGCCGAGGTGAACCGCGCCGTGGAGGCAGCCCGCGCTGCGTTCCCCGCGTGGCGTGACCTCGGCGCCGAGGGGCGCCGCGAAATCCTCCACCGCCTGGCCGACCTCGTCGAGCGCGACCTCGAACAGCTGGCGAACCTTGAGACGCTCGACAACGGATCGCTCCTGCGCAGCCACCGCCGCGGCGTGATGCCGCGCGTCGCCATGAACTTGCGCTTTTTCGCCGACTGGGCCGTCGAGAAGCTGCACCACCCCGTATGGCAGACCCGCGGCCACGACAACGTCGTCTCGTGGGATCCGTCGGGGGTCGCCGCGCTCATCACCCCGTGGAACGCGCCCCTCATGCTTGCCACCTGGAAGATCGGGCCCGCGCTCGCCGCCGGCGACACCGTGGTGTTGAAGCCGGCCGAGTGGACCCCGCTGAGCGCCAGCTACTTCGCCGACCTCGCCGACGAGGCAGGCGTACCCGCGGGCGTCTTCAATGTCGTGCAGGGCTTCGGCGCGGAAGCCGGCGCCGCCCTCGTCGCCCACCCGGGCATCGCCCGCATCTCGTTCACCGGCAGCGTACCGACCGCCAAGGCGATCGCGCGGTCCGCCGCCGACAACCTCACACCGGTCAGCTTCGAGCTCGGCGGCAAGAGCCCGCTGATCGTCACCGACGATGCCGACCTCGACCTCGCCGTCGAGCTGGCCGTCGAGCAGTACGACAACGCGGGGCAGGTGTGCCTGTCGGGCACGCGCCTGCTCGTGCACGAGAACATCGCGGAGGCCTTCCAGGCGCGGTTCGCTGAGAAGGCGCAGCAGCTGCGGCAGGGTGACCCGCGCGAGGAGGCGACCCAGATCGGGCCGCAGATCCATCGGGTGCACCTGGAGCGCATCCAGGGGTTCGTCGAGCGGGCGACCGCGGACGGCGCGCGCGTCGTCATCGGCGGCGGCCCGAACGACGAGCTCGGCGGCCTGTACTTCCGCCCAACGCTGATCGCGGACGCGAAGCCCGGCAGCGAGATCCTCACCGCCGAGGTATTCGGCCCGGTGCTCGCGGTGCAGACGTTCGCAAGCGACGACGACGCCGTCGAGCTTGCCAACAACACCGAGTTCGGGCTCGCCGCCGTCGTCGTCTGCGGCAACCGCGAGCGCGCCGAACGCCTCACGAAGAACCTTGTGGCCGGCACCATCTGGGTCAACTGCTTCTTCGTACGCGACCTCGCCGCCCCCTTCGGCGGCTCGAAGAAGTCGGGAATCGGCCGCGAGGGCGGCACCTGGTCGTTCGACTTCTACGCCGACGTCAAGAACACCGTCTACGCACCGACCGGATGGAAGGACTAA
- a CDS encoding NAD(P)-dependent alcohol dehydrogenase: MKAVVARRYGGPETLQIVDASLPEPGEGQVRVRIAASSVNPLDWHELRGTPHLVRLARGMPQPKDPSLGSDIAGTVEAVGPGVTRFAAGDEVFGYGKAAWAEHTVVAEKGLAHRPDSVGVEEAAGLGIAAVTALQALRRGGLGAPRTWDGAGVEPMPPRVMIIGATGGVGSIATQLAAHFGAHVTAVTSAGNRELALRLGAEEVLDYAAQTLDDGLARYDIVVEASGARPTRELARLLTPDGVLAVVGAPRGDWIAPVAAVVKRAVANRFTTKTIASILARRDPADLARLATLLGEGAIRVVVGEVYPLERIADAVRHSESGHVRGKLIVRIAP, from the coding sequence ATGAAGGCTGTCGTTGCGCGCCGCTACGGCGGTCCCGAAACCTTGCAGATCGTGGATGCGTCCCTCCCGGAGCCCGGGGAAGGTCAGGTGCGCGTGCGGATCGCCGCGAGCTCGGTGAACCCGCTCGACTGGCACGAGCTGCGCGGCACGCCGCATCTGGTTCGGCTCGCGCGCGGCATGCCGCAACCGAAAGACCCGTCACTCGGCAGCGATATCGCGGGCACGGTCGAGGCGGTCGGCCCCGGTGTGACCCGTTTTGCAGCCGGAGACGAGGTGTTCGGTTACGGCAAAGCAGCCTGGGCTGAACACACCGTCGTCGCCGAGAAGGGGCTCGCTCACCGACCAGACAGCGTGGGCGTCGAGGAGGCCGCAGGCCTCGGCATCGCCGCCGTCACCGCCCTGCAGGCCCTCCGCCGCGGCGGACTCGGCGCCCCACGAACCTGGGACGGGGCGGGCGTCGAACCCATGCCGCCCCGCGTCATGATCATCGGGGCCACCGGCGGGGTCGGCAGCATCGCCACGCAGCTCGCCGCCCACTTCGGTGCCCACGTCACGGCCGTCACGAGCGCCGGCAACCGCGAACTCGCGCTGCGCCTCGGCGCCGAGGAGGTGCTCGACTACGCCGCACAGACCCTCGATGACGGGCTCGCGCGGTACGACATCGTCGTCGAGGCGAGCGGCGCCCGTCCCACTCGCGAGCTCGCGCGGCTGCTCACCCCCGACGGTGTGCTCGCCGTCGTTGGGGCGCCCCGCGGTGATTGGATCGCGCCGGTTGCGGCCGTCGTGAAGCGGGCCGTTGCGAACCGGTTCACGACGAAGACGATTGCGAGCATCCTGGCTCGACGTGACCCCGCCGACCTGGCGAGGCTCGCGACGCTGCTCGGCGAGGGCGCGATCCGCGTGGTCGTTGGCGAGGTCTACCCGCTGGAGCGAATCGCCGACGCGGTGCGGCACAGCGAGAGCGGCCACGTGCGGGGCAAGCTCATCGTGCGCATCGCGCCGTAG
- a CDS encoding ferredoxin — translation MIKIDVDMNKCQHYGQCVFEAPEVFQLNADDKLEYQAEAPDEMLGDLEAAADVCPMQAITLTRE, via the coding sequence ATGATCAAGATCGACGTCGACATGAACAAGTGCCAGCACTACGGCCAGTGCGTGTTCGAGGCGCCCGAGGTGTTTCAGCTGAACGCCGACGACAAGCTCGAGTACCAGGCCGAGGCGCCCGACGAGATGCTCGGCGACCTCGAAGCCGCCGCCGACGTCTGCCCCATGCAGGCGATCACGCTGACCCGCGAATAA
- a CDS encoding fumarylacetoacetate hydrolase family protein encodes MTEYRRILLGGAPVQVTRDGDVLRASDGRDIAIEDAVHLPPTEPQKIIAVHLNYQSRTDEFMTKLPAAPTYFHKPVTALNSHGGDIVRPVGCQWLNYEGEIVIVIGKTCRNVSPAEAGEYIAGYTVGNDYGLHDFRDTDAGSMLRVKGSDTLAPVGPGLVTDWDFRNKTIRTIVNGEVKQEDSTANMEWDMHYLVADLARTITLVPGDLIFSGTPANSRPVYPGDVVEVEVEGLGRLTNTIVEGPTPIRTDVGAQPTSSEEVVSTALGGDWEFRGIRTPSKDLYPSRIEESTPEEQNR; translated from the coding sequence GTGACCGAGTACCGTCGCATCCTGCTGGGCGGCGCGCCCGTTCAGGTGACGCGCGATGGTGACGTGCTGCGCGCATCCGATGGCCGCGACATCGCGATCGAGGATGCGGTTCACCTGCCCCCGACGGAGCCCCAGAAGATCATCGCGGTGCACCTGAATTATCAGAGCCGCACCGACGAGTTCATGACGAAGTTGCCGGCGGCGCCGACCTACTTCCACAAGCCGGTGACGGCGCTGAACAGCCACGGCGGCGACATCGTGCGCCCGGTCGGCTGCCAGTGGCTGAACTACGAGGGCGAGATCGTCATCGTGATCGGCAAGACGTGCCGCAACGTGAGCCCTGCGGAAGCGGGCGAGTACATCGCCGGCTACACGGTCGGCAACGACTACGGGCTGCACGACTTCCGCGACACCGACGCCGGCTCAATGCTGCGGGTGAAGGGCAGCGACACGCTCGCGCCCGTCGGCCCCGGGCTCGTCACCGACTGGGACTTCCGCAATAAGACGATTCGCACGATCGTCAACGGCGAGGTCAAGCAGGAGGACTCGACGGCGAACATGGAGTGGGACATGCACTACCTGGTCGCCGACCTTGCCCGCACCATCACGCTCGTGCCCGGCGACCTGATTTTCTCGGGCACGCCCGCGAACTCGCGCCCCGTGTACCCGGGCGACGTCGTCGAGGTCGAGGTTGAGGGCCTCGGCCGCCTCACCAACACGATCGTCGAGGGGCCGACGCCGATTCGCACCGACGTGGGCGCCCAGCCGACCTCGAGCGAGGAGGTCGTGTCGACCGCGCTCGGCGGCGACTGGGAGTTCCGCGGCATTCGCACCCCGTCGAAAGACCTGTACCCGTCCCGCATCGAGGAATCGACCCCCGAGGAGCAGAACCGATGA
- a CDS encoding MarR family winged helix-turn-helix transcriptional regulator, protein MPSAHTLAETEQQVAERLGGLPIDFEAMAVISNLFRAANATRNYFERTVLAPTDLSWTAFVVLWVTWIWEPIETRQIAEEGGFSKATLTGVLGTLEAKGYVTRARSASDGRLVIVSMTDAGRELMLTLFPTFNAHEQQATSTLDPERRRELAEMLRQITRLTER, encoded by the coding sequence ATGCCCAGTGCGCACACGCTCGCCGAGACCGAGCAGCAGGTCGCCGAGCGTCTCGGCGGTCTGCCGATCGACTTTGAGGCGATGGCGGTCATCTCGAACCTGTTCCGCGCAGCCAACGCGACCCGCAACTACTTCGAGCGCACGGTGCTCGCCCCGACGGACCTCAGCTGGACAGCTTTCGTCGTTCTCTGGGTCACCTGGATCTGGGAGCCGATCGAGACCCGCCAGATCGCGGAGGAGGGCGGCTTTTCGAAGGCGACCCTCACCGGCGTGCTCGGCACTCTCGAGGCGAAGGGATACGTGACGCGCGCCCGCAGCGCCAGCGACGGCCGGCTCGTCATCGTGTCGATGACCGATGCGGGGCGCGAGCTCATGCTCACCCTCTTCCCCACCTTCAACGCCCACGAGCAGCAGGCCACCTCGACGCTCGACCCCGAGCGCCGACGCGAGTTGGCCGAGATGCTGCGGCAGATCACGCGGCTCACCGAGCGCTGA
- a CDS encoding catechol 1,2-dioxygenase produces MGKVVGAALLAHVPTIMLPQDVRYDLNDGKEISLVPGLKRLREEVMETLDYDTVVVLDSHWATTVEFVITSHAERSGLFTSEELPRGMSQIPYAFKGDPELANAVANYDAKNGTWVTPISDPHLPIFYATVNLWHYLGRGLDKRWVSLSVCQTATTEDFLRAGRALGEAIRDSDRKVLLLASGALSHTFYKLRDLRRHESSDPSHIFSAEAREADLERIEWMRRGNHKRILETMPEFKKFKPEANFSHWLQMAGATGEEANTAKGVMYSEYENSIGTGQVHVYFPEPEGGFPPPKDVTLSRDDSVEAGAA; encoded by the coding sequence ATGGGAAAAGTCGTTGGAGCAGCGCTGCTCGCCCACGTGCCCACAATCATGCTGCCGCAGGACGTGCGCTACGACCTCAATGACGGCAAAGAGATCAGTCTCGTACCGGGGCTGAAGCGACTGCGCGAGGAGGTTATGGAGACCCTCGACTACGACACGGTCGTCGTGCTCGACTCGCACTGGGCGACCACTGTCGAGTTCGTCATCACCTCGCACGCCGAACGCTCGGGACTCTTCACGAGCGAAGAGCTGCCGCGCGGCATGTCGCAGATTCCGTACGCGTTCAAGGGTGACCCCGAGCTGGCGAACGCCGTGGCGAACTACGACGCGAAGAACGGCACCTGGGTCACCCCCATCTCTGACCCGCACCTGCCGATCTTTTACGCGACGGTGAACCTCTGGCACTACCTGGGCCGCGGACTCGACAAGCGCTGGGTGAGCCTGTCGGTCTGCCAGACGGCGACGACGGAGGACTTCCTGCGCGCCGGTCGCGCCCTCGGCGAGGCGATTCGTGACAGCGACCGCAAGGTGCTGCTGCTCGCCTCGGGCGCCCTCTCGCACACGTTCTACAAGCTGCGGGACCTGCGCCGCCACGAGTCGAGCGACCCGAGCCACATCTTCAGCGCCGAGGCGCGCGAGGCCGATCTCGAGCGCATCGAGTGGATGAGGCGCGGAAACCACAAGCGCATCCTCGAGACTATGCCCGAGTTCAAGAAGTTCAAGCCCGAGGCGAACTTCAGCCACTGGCTGCAGATGGCGGGCGCCACGGGTGAAGAGGCGAACACGGCGAAGGGCGTCATGTACTCCGAGTACGAGAACTCGATCGGCACGGGCCAGGTGCACGTGTACTTCCCCGAGCCCGAGGGCGGGTTCCCGCCGCCGAAAGACGTCACGCTCTCGCGCGACGACTCGGTTGAGGCGGGCGCCGCGTGA
- a CDS encoding type II toxin-antitoxin system Phd/YefM family antitoxin, which translates to MTAISASEARKTLFGIIQQVNDDHAPVEVVSKHGNAVILSKADYDAMAETAHLLRNPANAERLLASIERARRGEFEQHDLVDP; encoded by the coding sequence ATGACCGCGATCAGTGCATCCGAAGCGCGAAAGACGCTCTTTGGGATCATCCAGCAGGTGAACGACGACCATGCGCCCGTTGAAGTGGTGTCGAAGCACGGCAACGCCGTCATTCTGTCGAAGGCCGACTATGACGCGATGGCCGAGACCGCCCACCTACTGCGGAACCCTGCCAACGCCGAGCGGCTGCTCGCGTCGATCGAGCGCGCCCGGCGCGGAGAGTTCGAGCAGCACGACCTCGTCGACCCGTGA
- a CDS encoding glutamine synthetase family protein — MTHSLANLQSELIAAEIDVLRVIYADIIGTIRSKDLLVSELDKIHHGGPTFCQGVWVTTTQGGVLDGADVLSNGLEDFVTQIVPDSWRALPWEPGVAYVVAGANNPDMTPNELAPRTLLERMVNEYKALGLVPVAGPELEFYIADKNEDGTYRRAINPSGRVYTSGATVDPKGTFLHLLRMLDRLRIGVFAGNHEFSPSQYEINIWHGEALDACDRIWMLKAGVKDVIARLGQAATFSGKPWSDEGGSGFHLHLSLESPTGENLMHDVSASDGLSTMARHMIAGIMEHAPALVAICNPTINSFRRLGPDTLAPYRANWGFDNRSAMLRIPPERGGGTRLEIRLGDGAANAYLMTAALLAAGLDGIRRELEPPPAAVGYAYEDESFPVLPMTLGDALDALRADERLRELMGGPLVDVFEVMKRDEIERFTEAVGPEMPDEVTEWEVKEYFLDL, encoded by the coding sequence ATGACGCACAGCCTCGCCAACCTGCAGAGCGAGCTCATCGCCGCCGAGATCGACGTGCTCCGCGTGATTTACGCCGACATTATCGGCACGATCCGCTCGAAGGATCTGCTCGTGAGCGAGCTCGACAAAATCCACCACGGTGGGCCGACTTTCTGCCAGGGCGTGTGGGTGACGACGACGCAGGGCGGCGTGCTCGACGGCGCCGACGTGCTGTCGAACGGGCTGGAGGACTTCGTCACGCAGATCGTGCCTGACTCGTGGCGCGCCCTGCCGTGGGAGCCGGGCGTCGCCTACGTCGTCGCCGGCGCGAACAACCCCGACATGACGCCGAACGAGCTGGCCCCGCGCACGCTGCTCGAGCGCATGGTGAACGAGTACAAGGCGCTCGGCCTCGTGCCGGTCGCCGGGCCCGAGCTCGAGTTCTACATTGCCGACAAGAACGAGGACGGAACCTACCGCCGCGCGATCAACCCGTCAGGCCGCGTCTACACCTCGGGCGCGACGGTCGACCCGAAGGGCACCTTCCTGCACCTATTGCGCATGCTCGACCGGCTGCGCATCGGCGTGTTCGCCGGCAACCACGAGTTCAGCCCCAGCCAGTACGAGATCAACATCTGGCACGGCGAGGCGCTCGACGCGTGCGACCGCATCTGGATGCTCAAGGCCGGCGTCAAGGACGTCATCGCCCGTCTCGGCCAGGCCGCCACCTTCTCGGGCAAGCCGTGGAGCGACGAGGGCGGCAGCGGCTTCCACCTGCACCTGTCGCTCGAAAGCCCGACGGGCGAAAACCTCATGCACGACGTGTCGGCCTCCGACGGGCTGAGCACGATGGCCCGCCACATGATCGCGGGCATCATGGAGCACGCGCCCGCCCTTGTTGCCATCTGCAACCCGACGATCAACTCGTTCCGCCGCCTCGGGCCCGACACGCTCGCGCCGTACCGCGCCAACTGGGGCTTCGACAACCGCAGCGCGATGCTGCGCATCCCGCCGGAGCGCGGGGGAGGCACCCGCCTCGAGATCCGCCTCGGCGATGGCGCCGCGAACGCCTACCTGATGACGGCGGCGCTGCTCGCCGCGGGTCTCGACGGCATCCGCCGCGAGTTGGAGCCGCCGCCCGCCGCCGTCGGCTACGCCTACGAGGACGAGTCGTTCCCGGTGCTGCCCATGACCCTCGGCGACGCCCTCGACGCCCTGCGCGCGGACGAGCGCCTGCGCGAACTGATGGGCGGCCCGCTGGTCGACGTCTTCGAGGTGATGAAGCGCGACGAGATCGAGCGCTTCACGGAGGCGGTCGGCCCCGAGATGCCCGACGAGGTCACCGAGTGGGAGGTCAAGGAGTACTTCCTCGACCTCTAG
- a CDS encoding type 1 glutamine amidotransferase — translation MRALFIQHDHVSPLGPVGDRFADHGYDIDTVLVVPEEQFGSPNLAFEFPDAGAYDVIVPLGSPWGAWDDACIGNWLLPEIEWMREVVTDDIPVLGICFGGQLIARAMGGSVAPAPKGEIGWTAIWSDRPSLVGPGPWFQFHYDRWEVPPGAVEIARNPVASQAFTIRRSLAVQFHPELDAAGLKGWLDWGGDAKVAADGQDPAVMLAQTVAEQSAARERTNALVDAFLTEVAGLPTRA, via the coding sequence ATGCGTGCCCTGTTCATCCAGCACGACCACGTCTCACCGCTCGGCCCCGTCGGCGACCGCTTCGCCGATCACGGCTACGACATCGACACGGTGCTCGTCGTACCCGAAGAGCAGTTCGGCTCGCCCAATCTTGCGTTCGAGTTTCCCGACGCGGGCGCCTACGACGTCATCGTGCCGCTCGGCTCGCCGTGGGGCGCCTGGGACGACGCCTGCATCGGCAACTGGCTGCTGCCCGAAATCGAGTGGATGCGCGAGGTCGTCACCGACGACATCCCCGTTCTCGGCATCTGCTTCGGCGGGCAGCTGATTGCCCGCGCGATGGGCGGCTCGGTGGCGCCCGCCCCCAAGGGCGAGATCGGCTGGACCGCCATCTGGAGCGACCGGCCGTCACTCGTGGGGCCGGGCCCGTGGTTTCAGTTCCACTACGACCGGTGGGAGGTGCCGCCCGGGGCCGTGGAGATTGCCCGCAACCCGGTCGCCTCGCAGGCGTTCACGATTCGACGCTCGCTCGCGGTGCAGTTCCACCCCGAGCTCGACGCGGCGGGGCTGAAGGGCTGGCTCGACTGGGGCGGCGACGCGAAGGTCGCCGCCGACGGGCAGGACCCGGCCGTGATGCTGGCGCAGACCGTGGCCGAGCAGTCCGCCGCGCGCGAGCGCACAAACGCGCTCGTCGACGCGTTTCTCACCGAGGTGGCAGGCCTGCCGACCCGGGCGTGA
- a CDS encoding Txe/YoeB family addiction module toxin, which produces MTRALAFDAHGWEDYVYWQRQDRKTLKRINTLIADVLRDPFAGIGKPEPLKHVLSGAWSRRIDDTNRLVYYVTDEHIVILQARAHY; this is translated from the coding sequence GTGACTCGCGCCCTGGCGTTCGACGCCCACGGCTGGGAAGACTACGTCTACTGGCAGCGCCAAGATCGTAAGACGCTGAAGCGCATCAACACCCTGATCGCCGACGTGCTTCGTGATCCTTTTGCCGGGATCGGCAAGCCCGAGCCACTCAAGCACGTGCTGTCGGGCGCCTGGTCTCGCCGAATCGACGACACCAACCGGCTCGTGTACTACGTCACCGACGAGCACATCGTGATTCTGCAGGCGCGGGCGCACTACTAG
- a CDS encoding cytochrome P450 yields MTHTLTQPNLANLDLFANGAPWSTFDELRATPGLHWSDEDAPNHGFWSVTRYHDIVRVLRDTETFTSTKFTNLEEVDPELQDKRRSLLETDGLRHRALRRMLQGQFTPQAVAKYETFLRGITAKTLDAAVAKGSFDFVDEVSADFPIRVLARLLDVPDSDTGQLIEWGNRMIGNTDPEHADLLISSADSEKYKHVPFRSPAAIEVYEYGRHMAAERRGKGGTDLVTLLADGVPSDGRPLTEDEFNTNFLLLVVAGNETTRHTITHTMNNLLNNPEQMEILRNDPSLIPWAVEEFLRFASPVYHFRRTATTDTEFAGTDIAEGDKVVVWFASGNRDDAVFDEPYRFDVRRSPNEHMSFGRGGPHMCLGNALARIELRIMFEDLLTRDVTFERTGSVDYLRSNFVHGIKRMPVRVV; encoded by the coding sequence ATGACGCACACCCTCACCCAGCCGAACCTCGCCAACCTCGACCTGTTCGCGAACGGCGCCCCCTGGTCGACCTTCGACGAACTGCGCGCGACCCCCGGACTGCACTGGTCTGACGAGGACGCACCAAACCACGGCTTCTGGTCGGTGACCCGGTACCACGACATCGTGCGCGTGCTGCGCGACACCGAAACCTTCACGTCGACAAAGTTCACGAACCTCGAAGAGGTCGACCCCGAGCTGCAAGACAAGCGGCGTTCGCTACTCGAAACCGACGGACTGCGTCATCGAGCGCTGAGGCGCATGCTCCAGGGGCAGTTCACCCCGCAGGCGGTCGCCAAGTACGAAACCTTCCTGCGCGGCATCACTGCGAAGACGCTCGACGCGGCCGTCGCGAAGGGGTCATTCGACTTCGTCGACGAGGTCAGTGCCGACTTCCCGATCCGGGTGCTCGCGCGCTTGCTCGACGTGCCAGACAGCGACACGGGGCAGCTCATCGAGTGGGGTAACCGCATGATCGGCAACACCGACCCCGAACACGCCGATCTGCTCATCAGCTCGGCCGACAGCGAGAAGTACAAGCACGTGCCGTTCCGCTCGCCGGCCGCGATCGAGGTGTACGAGTACGGGCGCCACATGGCGGCAGAGCGGCGAGGCAAGGGTGGCACCGATCTGGTCACCCTGCTCGCCGACGGCGTACCGTCCGACGGTCGGCCGCTGACGGAAGACGAGTTCAACACGAACTTCCTGTTGCTTGTCGTCGCCGGCAACGAGACCACGCGCCACACCATCACCCACACGATGAACAACCTGCTCAACAACCCCGAGCAGATGGAGATCCTCCGCAACGACCCCTCGCTCATCCCGTGGGCCGTCGAGGAGTTCCTGCGCTTCGCCTCGCCCGTGTACCACTTCCGCCGCACGGCGACGACCGACACCGAGTTCGCCGGCACCGACATCGCCGAGGGTGACAAGGTCGTCGTCTGGTTCGCCTCCGGCAACCGCGACGACGCCGTCTTCGACGAGCCGTACCGCTTCGACGTGCGGCGCTCGCCGAACGAGCACATGTCGTTCGGACGCGGCGGCCCGCACATGTGCCTCGGCAACGCGCTCGCCCGCATCGAACTGCGCATCATGTTCGAAGACCTGCTCACCCGCGACGTGACGTTCGAACGCACCGGCAGCGTCGACTACCTGCGCTCGAACTTCGTGCACGGCATCAAGCGCATGCCGGTACGGGTGGTCTAG